The Yersinia intermedia genome window below encodes:
- the yidD gene encoding membrane protein insertion efficiency factor YidD has protein sequence MASPLSPGSRILIGLIRGYQLVISPLLGPRCRFHPTCSHYGIEALRRFGMIKGSWLTLKRVLKCHPLNPGGDDPVPPKPDDNREH, from the coding sequence ATGGCGTCGCCACTGTCGCCAGGCTCCCGCATCCTGATCGGGCTAATCAGGGGCTATCAGCTCGTGATTAGTCCGCTGCTGGGGCCGCGTTGTCGTTTCCATCCGACATGCTCTCATTACGGAATTGAGGCATTGCGCCGGTTTGGGATGATAAAAGGCAGTTGGTTAACACTGAAGCGCGTATTAAAATGCCACCCTTTGAACCCAGGTGGCGATGATCCCGTGCCGCCGAAACCCGACGATAACAGAGAACACTAA